In a single window of the Pyrococcus sp. NA2 genome:
- a CDS encoding ABC transporter ATP-binding protein, with product MSGEPLVKIENLYVDFITDRGIVKAIDGVSFDIRKGEILALIGETGCGKSVTAKAIMRLLPRNAIVKGKIIYKGRNLLELPEREMRKIRGKEIAMIFQDPLTSLNPVFTIEDQMGEMFKIHKLPVVGSILDEIVNLLRLVKIPDPERRVKSYPFELSGGMRQRVMIAMMLSAKPNLLIADEPTTALDVTIQAQIMNLMLELRKKFETSILLITHNPGVVAEMADRVVVMYAGQIVEIAPVEEIFDNPLHPYTQGLLRALPRGHKTERELENIPGRVPNLLNPPKGCRFHPRCKRAKEICSKEKPKLIEVSKEHYVACHLYGGG from the coding sequence GTGAGTGGGGAACCCCTGGTTAAGATCGAGAACCTATACGTTGACTTCATTACCGATAGGGGAATAGTCAAAGCGATAGATGGAGTATCCTTTGATATAAGGAAGGGAGAGATACTTGCCCTCATAGGAGAGACTGGCTGTGGAAAGAGTGTAACGGCAAAGGCCATCATGAGACTACTTCCAAGGAATGCAATAGTAAAGGGGAAGATCATATACAAGGGCAGAAATCTCCTCGAACTTCCTGAAAGAGAAATGAGAAAGATAAGGGGAAAAGAGATAGCAATGATCTTCCAGGATCCTCTAACCTCCTTAAATCCGGTCTTCACGATAGAGGATCAAATGGGAGAAATGTTCAAGATACACAAGCTACCCGTTGTTGGAAGTATACTGGATGAAATAGTAAACCTCCTAAGGCTGGTCAAGATTCCAGATCCAGAGAGGAGGGTGAAATCTTACCCATTTGAGCTTAGCGGTGGAATGAGACAGAGGGTCATGATAGCAATGATGCTCTCCGCAAAGCCAAACCTTCTAATAGCGGATGAACCTACAACTGCATTAGATGTTACAATTCAAGCCCAAATAATGAACCTGATGTTAGAACTAAGAAAAAAATTTGAAACATCAATCCTACTAATCACCCACAATCCAGGGGTCGTCGCCGAGATGGCGGACAGAGTAGTTGTAATGTACGCGGGTCAGATAGTCGAGATAGCTCCAGTTGAAGAGATATTTGACAACCCCCTTCACCCTTACACTCAGGGTCTTCTGAGGGCATTGCCTAGAGGACACAAAACGGAGAGAGAGCTGGAGAATATACCAGGCAGAGTTCCCAACCTTTTAAACCCCCCGAAGGGGTGTAGATTTCACCCGAGATGTAAGAGAGCTAAAGAAATCTGCAGTAAAGAGAAGCCCAAACTAATAGAAGTTAGCAAGGAACATTACGTTGCATGCCACCTCTACGGGGGTGGATGA
- a CDS encoding ABC transporter permease, whose translation MKKGWIIKKALSLLIPIFIVSVFSFSILHLIPGDPARYLLGEFATEEQLAKFRHQLGLDRPLYIQYIDWMSKVLRGDFGTSLVQGVPVSELIAGRLSYTLKLTVTAWIIAWVFGLLFGMLAAVYKHTLFDYIVMTLAVFFMSMPYFWLGILLILIFGVKLGILPISGPGDWRHLILPSLTLGLPQVAVIARLTRANMLDVLEKDYIMTARAKGLPERMVVYKHALRNALIPLVTYMFLQIPWLFGGAVVTETVFGWPGMGNLLVMAIFQRDYPVVQAIVLIIGVLTVIANFLADITYTIIDPRVRIMGGE comes from the coding sequence TTGAAAAAGGGATGGATCATTAAAAAGGCTCTCTCCCTTCTTATTCCAATTTTTATAGTTTCAGTATTTAGCTTCTCAATCCTGCACTTGATTCCTGGAGATCCTGCAAGGTACCTCCTCGGAGAATTCGCCACGGAAGAACAGCTGGCAAAGTTCAGGCATCAACTTGGCTTGGATAGGCCACTCTACATTCAATACATAGATTGGATGTCAAAAGTTCTCCGGGGGGATTTTGGAACTTCACTTGTTCAAGGAGTTCCAGTAAGTGAATTAATTGCGGGTAGATTAAGCTATACGCTTAAATTAACTGTAACTGCTTGGATTATAGCTTGGGTATTTGGATTACTGTTTGGAATGCTTGCAGCAGTTTATAAGCATACATTGTTTGATTACATAGTAATGACATTGGCGGTCTTCTTCATGTCGATGCCATACTTCTGGTTGGGAATATTATTGATCCTCATATTTGGAGTTAAACTTGGAATACTACCAATTTCGGGTCCGGGAGACTGGAGACATCTAATCTTACCTTCCCTTACCCTAGGATTGCCTCAGGTTGCAGTGATAGCAAGGTTGACCAGAGCTAACATGCTTGACGTTCTCGAGAAGGATTACATTATGACGGCGAGGGCTAAGGGGCTTCCCGAGAGGATGGTTGTTTACAAGCATGCACTTAGAAATGCACTCATTCCCCTGGTAACGTACATGTTCCTTCAAATTCCATGGCTTTTCGGAGGAGCTGTTGTGACTGAAACCGTGTTTGGATGGCCTGGCATGGGTAATTTGCTCGTTATGGCGATCTTCCAGAGAGACTACCCAGTAGTTCAAGCAATAGTTCTAATAATTGGAGTTCTCACGGTCATCGCAAACTTCCTCGCGGATATAACGTACACTATAATCGATCCTAGGGTTAGAATCATGGGAGGGGAGTAA
- a CDS encoding amidohydrolase family protein, with product MVEYDIVIKNGKIVDGTGNPWFRADIGIKEGRIVKIGKIKEDGQVTIDASNLVVAPGFIDMHAHDDLIFFKDRFNRAKLLQGVTTVVSGNCGISVAPVNEETLDILKSYVGILGKEVEFKWRAYGEFLDALEEVGPLGTNFVGLVGHGTLRIAVMGMEARDPTKEELEKMKELLAKSLEEGAFGISSGLIYPPGVYSKTWELIELAKVVAKYGGIYSTHMRDEGNRVIEALEEAIRIGKESGVRVEVSHHKVSGRRNWGKSRETLALIEKAREEGVEITLDVYPYTAGSTYLAALLPPWVHEGGKIKERCRDEETRKKIREFIETRDDWQNFIKEAGWENIILTHSENFPEFVGKSLKEISDILHKDPFDVLFDILAEDGTNAGMIVFLMSEEDVERILSHPYSMIGTDGLDSGEGLPHPRAYGTFPRVLGRYVREKKLLRLEDAIRKMTSLPALKLGLKDRGLIREGMWADLVIFDPDKVKDRATYTDPRLPPEGIKYVIVNGVLSVENGELTGDAGGVVIRRSS from the coding sequence ATGGTGGAGTATGACATTGTGATAAAGAATGGGAAGATAGTTGACGGCACTGGAAATCCCTGGTTTAGGGCTGATATAGGGATAAAGGAGGGTAGGATAGTAAAGATTGGTAAGATTAAGGAAGATGGACAAGTTACAATAGATGCAAGCAACTTAGTCGTTGCTCCAGGATTCATTGATATGCATGCCCATGATGATTTAATATTCTTTAAGGATCGCTTTAATAGGGCAAAGCTATTGCAAGGAGTAACCACGGTTGTTTCTGGGAATTGTGGGATTAGCGTCGCTCCCGTTAATGAGGAGACGCTTGATATTCTGAAATCATACGTTGGAATACTAGGAAAGGAAGTTGAATTCAAGTGGAGAGCCTATGGTGAATTTCTGGATGCTCTAGAGGAAGTTGGGCCTCTTGGAACCAATTTTGTTGGCCTAGTGGGGCATGGCACATTAAGGATAGCTGTAATGGGAATGGAAGCAAGGGATCCAACTAAAGAAGAACTCGAAAAGATGAAGGAGCTCTTGGCTAAATCACTTGAAGAGGGAGCATTTGGAATATCCTCTGGTTTAATATATCCCCCTGGAGTCTATTCAAAGACTTGGGAGCTCATAGAACTTGCCAAAGTTGTTGCAAAATACGGTGGGATTTATTCCACACACATGAGGGATGAGGGTAATAGGGTGATTGAGGCTCTAGAAGAGGCCATAAGAATTGGCAAGGAGAGTGGAGTAAGGGTTGAGGTTTCCCACCATAAGGTCTCGGGAAGAAGAAATTGGGGCAAAAGCAGGGAAACTCTTGCATTGATTGAAAAGGCTAGGGAGGAAGGAGTTGAGATAACGTTAGATGTATACCCCTATACTGCGGGTAGCACGTACTTGGCAGCGTTGCTTCCTCCCTGGGTTCATGAGGGTGGGAAGATTAAGGAGAGGTGTAGAGATGAGGAGACTCGGAAAAAGATCAGGGAATTCATTGAGACTAGAGATGATTGGCAGAACTTCATAAAAGAGGCGGGATGGGAAAATATAATCCTCACGCACTCAGAAAACTTTCCCGAATTTGTTGGAAAGTCCCTAAAAGAGATATCGGACATTCTTCACAAGGATCCTTTCGACGTTCTCTTTGATATCCTAGCTGAAGATGGAACGAATGCTGGAATGATAGTCTTTCTCATGAGCGAAGAGGATGTTGAGAGAATATTGTCACATCCCTACTCAATGATAGGGACGGATGGATTAGATAGTGGAGAGGGATTACCCCATCCCAGAGCTTATGGAACCTTCCCGAGGGTTCTAGGGAGATACGTGAGGGAGAAGAAATTACTTCGCCTTGAAGATGCAATAAGGAAAATGACATCACTTCCTGCTCTTAAACTCGGATTGAAAGACAGGGGCCTGATTAGGGAAGGAATGTGGGCAGATCTAGTAATATTTGACCCGGATAAAGTTAAGGATAGGGCAACTTACACCGATCCAAGACTTCCTCCTGAAGGTATCAAATATGTGATAGTTAACGGCGTTTTGAGTGTTGAAAATGGAGAATTAACTGGAGATGCTGGTGGAGTTGTAATAAGGAGGAGCTCTTAA
- a CDS encoding DUF819 domain-containing protein: MALIQSEPILLGILLAAPAFAFWLTQKYKWAAKISAAIICYAIGIALANLKIIPPDAPIYDSISTYSIYLSIVIILLSVDIRRWIKTGLAKGALVSFAIACAIVFVVAIIGGLVWGPKIDPEHGWKLTGMIIGTYTGGSMNLAAVGKALEVPSSLFVATNAADIVLFSLLLPIQILIVPYLEKWKFRSLPKDIVLGVQERPELLEKIKKEGYWYKKPWSLYDFSYIMGIGGAVMAVSYAISRAEIFGMWKGAVNILLLTTFALIIANKTRASELVGNEEVAMYLLHVFFTAIGATAYIPTIIKAGPYVALWVFVTIYVSVVFHYLIAGKLIKIDYQTIEVTAQAAIGGPTTALALALALDWPGLAVTAIITGLIGYAIGNYLGITGAYIVYKLLG, from the coding sequence ATGGCGTTAATTCAAAGTGAACCTATCCTATTGGGGATATTGTTGGCAGCTCCAGCCTTTGCATTTTGGCTTACTCAAAAATACAAGTGGGCTGCTAAGATAAGTGCGGCAATAATATGCTATGCCATTGGAATAGCCTTGGCAAACTTGAAAATTATACCTCCAGATGCTCCAATTTATGACAGCATAAGCACTTACTCAATATATTTGTCCATTGTGATAATCCTCCTTTCAGTAGACATAAGGAGATGGATAAAGACGGGACTTGCAAAGGGAGCACTTGTATCCTTCGCAATAGCGTGTGCCATCGTGTTCGTGGTGGCAATAATTGGAGGCCTAGTTTGGGGGCCGAAAATTGACCCTGAGCATGGATGGAAGTTGACGGGAATGATAATAGGGACGTACACGGGAGGTAGCATGAACCTTGCTGCAGTTGGTAAAGCACTTGAAGTTCCATCATCCCTCTTCGTTGCAACTAACGCTGCAGACATAGTTTTGTTCTCACTTCTACTGCCTATTCAGATTCTAATAGTTCCTTACCTTGAGAAATGGAAATTTAGATCTTTACCAAAAGACATCGTTCTGGGAGTTCAAGAAAGGCCAGAACTACTAGAAAAGATAAAGAAGGAGGGATACTGGTATAAGAAGCCTTGGAGCTTATATGACTTCTCGTACATCATGGGTATTGGCGGAGCTGTAATGGCGGTTTCTTATGCGATCAGTAGAGCTGAAATATTTGGAATGTGGAAAGGTGCAGTGAACATATTGCTCCTAACAACTTTTGCCCTCATAATTGCAAACAAGACCAGAGCAAGCGAACTGGTGGGGAATGAAGAGGTTGCAATGTACCTACTTCACGTATTCTTCACAGCAATCGGAGCAACGGCATACATTCCCACGATAATAAAAGCGGGTCCCTACGTTGCCCTATGGGTATTCGTCACAATATACGTATCCGTGGTGTTCCATTACCTCATAGCGGGGAAGCTCATCAAGATAGACTACCAAACGATAGAGGTCACTGCACAGGCTGCAATAGGAGGTCCAACTACTGCTTTAGCCTTAGCTTTAGCATTGGATTGGCCCGGTCTTGCAGTAACTGCAATAATCACTGGACTAATCGGTTATGCAATTGGGAATTACCTAGGAATCACGGGAGCTTACATAGTCTATAAGCTCCTCGGTTAG
- a CDS encoding AbrB/MazE/SpoVT family DNA-binding domain-containing protein yields MQEAIEPLAKFHAKVDKSGRVIIPKYIRDIYEINQGDFVVMIVRKVRIDKKDRKVYVLRQVKFSAKVNERGVVVVPKQLREHLDIKPGDLLEVLLMDHYKSNEHAHTTTYTYIF; encoded by the coding sequence ATGCAAGAAGCAATAGAGCCACTAGCAAAATTCCATGCTAAAGTTGATAAGAGTGGGCGAGTGATAATCCCAAAATACATCAGGGACATTTACGAGATTAACCAAGGGGATTTCGTCGTCATGATAGTTAGAAAGGTTAGAATCGATAAAAAAGATAGGAAAGTCTACGTTTTAAGACAAGTCAAGTTTTCAGCAAAGGTTAATGAGCGTGGAGTTGTAGTTGTCCCAAAACAACTCAGAGAACACTTAGATATCAAGCCAGGGGATCTTCTTGAAGTTCTACTTATGGATCATTATAAATCAAACGAGCATGCTCATACAACAACCTATACATACATTTTTTGA
- the nikC gene encoding nickel transporter permease codes for MWHLTWLRFKKNKLGMIGLGIIIFWVLVAIFAPFIAPYSPVEQHLEDRLKPPCKEYWLGTDEFGRDIFSRIVYGSRIVLVVGIIVALISAAIGVTLGLISGYFGGKVDEIIMRTVDIVWAFPSLILALAIVAILGPGLINAMIAIALVGWASYARVVRAETLSVKEELFIEAARAIGESDLRILFSYILPNVMSSILVLITYNIPSAIITASSLSFLGLGAQPPSPDWGLMLSSARVYVTRAPWYSIFPGLAIMTLVLGFNFVGDGLRDAIQPEKVS; via the coding sequence ATGTGGCATTTAACTTGGTTGAGGTTCAAAAAGAACAAATTGGGAATGATAGGACTCGGAATAATAATATTTTGGGTTCTCGTCGCGATATTTGCCCCTTTTATAGCACCATATTCCCCAGTTGAACAGCACTTAGAGGACAGGCTAAAACCTCCATGTAAAGAATACTGGCTTGGAACAGATGAATTCGGTAGGGATATATTCTCGAGAATAGTCTACGGCTCAAGAATTGTGCTGGTTGTTGGAATAATAGTTGCTTTAATCTCAGCGGCGATTGGAGTGACACTTGGCCTTATCTCTGGGTACTTTGGAGGAAAGGTGGATGAAATCATAATGAGAACCGTTGACATAGTCTGGGCATTTCCCTCTTTAATCCTAGCATTAGCAATAGTGGCGATACTCGGACCTGGATTGATAAATGCAATGATAGCAATTGCCCTAGTTGGATGGGCATCCTATGCAAGGGTCGTTAGGGCTGAAACGTTGTCCGTCAAGGAGGAACTATTCATAGAGGCCGCAAGGGCAATAGGAGAGAGCGACCTAAGGATACTCTTCTCCTACATCCTCCCCAATGTCATGTCCTCAATTCTAGTTTTGATAACGTACAACATCCCCTCCGCAATAATAACGGCGTCCTCACTAAGCTTCCTGGGTCTTGGAGCTCAGCCCCCCAGCCCAGATTGGGGTTTAATGCTTTCAAGCGCAAGAGTCTACGTGACAAGAGCTCCCTGGTACTCGATATTTCCAGGATTGGCAATAATGACACTCGTATTAGGTTTCAACTTCGTTGGAGATGGATTGAGAGATGCAATACAACCTGAGAAGGTGAGCTGA
- a CDS encoding PIN domain-containing protein, whose amino-acid sequence MFLDTNLLYAFLLENDAHHKLAKEIIEKLLKNRTPIIIPEAVYRDLRRSFHRKYLNAEAHLIYFYQKALRSGLKREEEIYKYVENNLLEYALKHDKKSLNMYQYLLDYIKKNKLFSPEKRPLLTQILDNHLIKILSKLKPVEEQTIHLTLGDRELDIYKDIYNKVSPMFKDEADAEIFCQIAATIASEDETKDEIKYKLCTTDREFAKTGNKAIEILNKEGYKINLEIQYLKRED is encoded by the coding sequence GTGTTCCTAGACACGAACTTACTTTATGCCTTCCTCTTGGAAAACGATGCTCACCACAAACTTGCCAAAGAGATAATTGAGAAGTTACTGAAAAATCGAACTCCAATAATAATTCCCGAAGCGGTTTATAGGGACTTAAGGAGAAGCTTCCACAGAAAATACCTGAATGCTGAAGCCCACTTAATATACTTTTATCAAAAAGCCCTCAGATCTGGTCTAAAAAGGGAAGAAGAGATATACAAGTACGTTGAGAACAACCTTTTAGAATACGCACTCAAACATGATAAGAAATCCCTAAATATGTACCAGTACCTCCTTGATTACATTAAAAAGAACAAGTTATTCTCACCAGAAAAGAGACCACTCCTAACACAAATTCTCGATAATCACCTCATAAAAATCCTGTCAAAGCTGAAACCAGTTGAAGAACAGACAATCCACCTAACACTTGGAGATAGGGAACTAGACATATATAAGGACATTTACAATAAAGTTAGCCCAATGTTCAAAGATGAAGCCGACGCAGAGATATTCTGTCAAATAGCAGCCACAATAGCAAGTGAAGATGAAACTAAAGATGAGATAAAATACAAACTATGCACTACAGATAGAGAATTCGCAAAGACAGGAAACAAGGCAATTGAGATATTGAATAAAGAGGGATACAAAATAAACCTCGAAATACAATACCTTAAAAGAGAAGACTAA
- a CDS encoding DUF3800 domain-containing protein: MWIAFIDESGDYNYSQKALDESPYYALTALIIHDDYLFWLEKGVREIWRKYFSEEFQRLNLFQGTSPKFKEIHMSEIVHGKKNYEGISSSARSGFINELFKFLRDFPSVRVISVLMNKKRILENTAGYSLNSLSQREIKLVGRRTMVKTYQLLLERLVKFLSKQISTRGSPEYMLLIVDSNPKMDPKVKEDVIREVERGIYTSKIPESKYVILPPLFVESYRMIGIQLADVLSYVIVRRIKEERLGVKPKKGFNFKLYYSIVGGING, from the coding sequence ATGTGGATAGCGTTTATAGATGAAAGTGGGGACTACAATTATTCTCAAAAGGCTCTTGACGAGTCTCCTTATTATGCCTTAACGGCTTTAATAATTCATGATGATTACTTATTCTGGCTTGAGAAAGGGGTTAGGGAAATTTGGAGAAAGTACTTTTCTGAAGAATTTCAAAGGTTGAATTTGTTCCAGGGCACTTCTCCCAAATTTAAGGAAATTCATATGAGCGAAATTGTTCATGGAAAAAAGAACTATGAGGGAATTAGTTCGAGTGCGAGAAGTGGTTTTATTAATGAATTGTTTAAATTTTTAAGAGATTTTCCAAGTGTGCGAGTTATTAGTGTTCTTATGAATAAGAAAAGGATTCTTGAGAATACAGCTGGATATTCCCTTAATTCTCTTTCTCAGAGAGAGATAAAACTTGTAGGCCGGAGGACTATGGTTAAGACTTATCAGCTTTTGCTTGAAAGGCTGGTTAAGTTTCTTTCCAAACAGATATCAACTAGAGGTTCTCCAGAATATATGTTGTTAATTGTGGATAGTAATCCAAAGATGGACCCAAAAGTAAAGGAGGATGTTATTAGGGAAGTTGAGAGGGGGATTTATACTAGTAAGATTCCTGAGTCTAAGTATGTTATTCTTCCGCCCTTATTTGTAGAATCCTATAGAATGATTGGCATTCAACTGGCAGATGTTCTAAGTTATGTTATTGTTAGAAGGATTAAGGAAGAGAGGCTTGGCGTTAAACCTAAAAAGGGTTTCAATTTTAAGTTGTATTATTCTATTGTTGGAGGAATTAATGGATAA
- a CDS encoding ABC transporter substrate-binding protein, whose amino-acid sequence MRQKIVKTLLVFALAAALVATGCIGGGTPTQTQTETGTSPTETATAPKHKVLVIGYTRDPDTLDPQKSTWVDITTSLVFATLINIGTDGKIIPGLAESWEISEDGKVITFHLRKGIKDALGNPITAEDVKFVFDRLMNPETRSPMAPLVLGPLKEVKVIDDYTVQLIYEEPYGPALPFLATMPPVGIFSKEFYEKVGPVQFGQTPAGTGPYYVVKWVRGAYIEYKRNPYWKREYRPDPALKNPGPPYIETIRFRIIKEPFTLVSEFKKGNIHVLLDVPPEFYKELANDPNVEMIPALEYVLHYIGFNCQKYPFNDTRVRQAINMAINREEIIKYALEGLAVPVHGPLVPSMNGYSEKMEEYAKQKYPYDPEKAKQLLAEAGWVDRDGDGILEDKNGNKFIVEMWISTGELEAPKVAQIIQAQLAKIGIKVKIRTVEESSFTDLVSKGLHQMYLLRYGLQDAQILLYMFHSKKGVKRMFFYRKDLDEALDKMGTTVDPQERQRYIEEAEKILIDGAPMVPLYARKVFLAYRKDVVEGIVINPYTLDVYLDDAKLK is encoded by the coding sequence TTGAGGCAAAAAATTGTTAAAACACTTTTGGTTTTTGCCCTTGCAGCGGCCTTAGTTGCCACAGGGTGCATAGGAGGGGGAACACCAACTCAAACACAAACAGAGACTGGCACATCTCCAACAGAAACGGCTACAGCCCCAAAACATAAAGTCCTTGTAATAGGCTACACGAGAGATCCAGATACGCTGGATCCACAGAAGTCTACATGGGTTGACATAACAACAAGCTTAGTATTTGCAACCCTAATAAACATAGGAACCGATGGAAAGATAATTCCAGGTTTGGCAGAATCATGGGAAATATCGGAAGATGGAAAGGTGATAACATTCCACTTAAGGAAGGGAATAAAGGATGCCCTAGGAAACCCAATCACGGCTGAAGACGTTAAGTTCGTATTTGACAGGTTGATGAACCCAGAAACTAGGTCGCCAATGGCACCACTAGTCCTGGGTCCCCTAAAGGAAGTTAAAGTGATAGATGACTACACAGTTCAACTAATCTATGAGGAGCCTTATGGTCCAGCATTGCCATTCCTGGCTACAATGCCTCCAGTTGGAATATTCAGCAAGGAATTCTATGAGAAAGTTGGTCCCGTGCAATTTGGACAGACACCTGCCGGTACTGGTCCCTACTATGTGGTAAAGTGGGTTCGGGGAGCTTACATCGAGTACAAGAGAAACCCATACTGGAAGAGGGAGTACAGACCAGATCCAGCACTAAAGAATCCAGGGCCACCCTACATTGAAACGATAAGGTTCAGGATAATAAAGGAGCCATTCACACTCGTCTCTGAGTTCAAGAAAGGTAACATTCACGTTCTCCTAGATGTTCCACCGGAGTTCTATAAGGAGCTCGCAAACGATCCAAACGTTGAGATGATACCAGCGCTGGAGTACGTTCTCCACTACATTGGCTTCAACTGTCAGAAGTATCCATTCAATGATACCAGGGTTAGGCAGGCAATAAACATGGCAATAAACAGGGAGGAGATAATAAAGTATGCCCTTGAGGGATTGGCAGTTCCAGTACATGGCCCACTCGTTCCAAGCATGAATGGTTACTCTGAAAAGATGGAGGAATACGCCAAGCAGAAGTATCCTTATGATCCAGAAAAGGCGAAGCAGTTGTTAGCTGAGGCTGGATGGGTTGACAGGGATGGCGACGGAATACTGGAGGACAAGAATGGAAACAAGTTCATAGTTGAAATGTGGATATCAACTGGAGAGCTTGAGGCTCCAAAGGTTGCTCAGATAATACAGGCACAGCTTGCAAAGATAGGAATAAAGGTTAAGATAAGAACCGTTGAGGAATCATCGTTCACGGACTTAGTTTCCAAGGGACTCCACCAGATGTACCTCCTCAGATATGGTCTCCAGGATGCCCAGATTCTCCTGTACATGTTCCACTCCAAGAAAGGTGTGAAGAGAATGTTCTTCTACAGAAAGGATCTTGACGAAGCATTGGACAAGATGGGTACAACGGTTGATCCACAGGAAAGGCAGAGGTACATCGAGGAGGCCGAGAAGATATTAATCGATGGAGCACCAATGGTTCCTCTGTATGCAAGAAAGGTGTTCCTAGCCTATAGGAAGGACGTCGTTGAGGGCATTGTGATCAACCCATACACTCTAGATGTGTACCTAGATGATGCAAAGCTCAAGTGA
- a CDS encoding ABC transporter ATP-binding protein yields the protein MKDFIVTENLKKYFPVRGGLFKQKNLYVHAVDGISISIRKGETFGLAGESGCGKSTFGRLLLRLIEPTEGNIYFDGIEITRLDKNEMRKVRRRMGIVFQDPKSSLNPRMTIYDTLKRPLEIHGLAESEEEKYDKIVKILEAVGLGEEHLSRYPHELSGGQLQRVSIARAIITNPDFVVLDEPTSALDISVQAQILNLLVDLQRKFDLTYLFISHDISVLQYMSDRIGIMYLGKIVEILSIDDFRKGEIYHPYTAYLLLSTPALHPSKRTSEKVILTGEVPSPINVPPGCRFHVRCPFATQKCKDEEPRLMEIKKDHYVACYYPDKTREELGPLVKEKLKMYSL from the coding sequence ATGAAGGACTTCATTGTAACCGAGAACCTGAAGAAATACTTCCCAGTACGTGGGGGACTTTTCAAGCAAAAGAATCTCTACGTTCACGCGGTTGATGGGATAAGCATAAGTATAAGGAAGGGAGAAACATTTGGATTGGCAGGAGAGAGTGGCTGTGGAAAGAGCACCTTTGGAAGGCTACTCCTTAGGTTAATAGAACCTACGGAGGGAAACATATACTTTGATGGAATAGAAATAACGAGGCTAGATAAGAATGAAATGCGTAAAGTTAGAAGAAGAATGGGCATAGTCTTTCAAGATCCAAAGTCCTCTCTGAATCCAAGGATGACGATTTATGATACCCTTAAGAGGCCACTTGAAATCCATGGATTGGCTGAAAGTGAAGAGGAGAAATATGACAAAATAGTAAAGATACTTGAGGCCGTTGGACTTGGAGAGGAGCATCTAAGTAGGTACCCCCACGAGCTAAGTGGAGGGCAACTACAAAGGGTCAGCATAGCGAGGGCAATAATAACAAACCCAGATTTCGTTGTATTGGATGAGCCAACCTCAGCTTTAGACATCTCGGTTCAGGCCCAGATATTAAATCTTCTAGTCGACCTTCAAAGGAAATTTGACCTAACATACCTCTTCATCTCCCACGACATCTCAGTCCTCCAGTACATGAGTGATAGAATAGGAATAATGTACCTTGGAAAGATAGTTGAGATACTCAGCATAGATGACTTTAGGAAGGGAGAGATATACCATCCATATACCGCATATCTTCTACTCTCAACTCCAGCATTGCATCCAAGTAAAAGAACATCAGAGAAAGTCATCTTAACAGGAGAAGTTCCAAGTCCAATAAATGTTCCTCCTGGATGTAGATTCCACGTCAGGTGTCCATTTGCTACTCAAAAATGCAAGGATGAGGAGCCTCGGCTTATGGAAATAAAAAAGGATCACTATGTTGCATGCTACTATCCAGATAAGACGAGAGAAGAACTTGGTCCTCTAGTTAAGGAGAAACTTAAGATGTACTCGCTTTAA